The following proteins come from a genomic window of Falco rusticolus isolate bFalRus1 chromosome 9, bFalRus1.pri, whole genome shotgun sequence:
- the LHX3 gene encoding LIM/homeobox protein Lhx3 isoform X1 encodes MLLERVRAGSEKAAELCPFPRSPEIPLCAGCNQHIVDRFILKVLDRHWHSKCLKCSDCQTQLAEKCFSRGDGVYCKEDFFKRFGTKCAACQQGIPPTQVVRRAQDFVYHLHCFACIVCKRQLATGDEFYLMEDSRLVCKADYETAKQREAESTAKRPRTTITAKQLETLKNAYNNSPKPARHVREQLSSETGLDMRVVQVWFQNRRAKEKRLKKDAGRQRWGQYFRNMKRSRGTSKSDKDSIQEEGPDSDAEVSFTDEPSMSEMSHSNGIYSNLNEASPALGRQPGTNGSFALDHSGIPAQDQYHDLRSNSPYGIPQSPASLQALPGHQPLISSLVYPDNGLGIMGQSGQGVPQSMRVLAGNGPSSDLSTGSSGGYPDFPASPASWLDEVDHAQF; translated from the exons ATGCTGCTGGAGCGGGTCCGCGCCGGCTCGGAGAAGGCAGCGGAGCTCTGCCCCTTCCCGCGGAGCCCAG AGATCCCGCTGTGCGCCGGCTGCAACCAGCACATCGTGGACAGGTTCATCCTCAAGGTCCTGGACCGGCACTGGCACAGCAAGTGCCTGAAATGCTCCGACTGCCAGACGCAGCTGGCCGAGAAGTGCTTCAGCCGCGGGGACGGCGTGTACTGCAAGGAGGACTTCTTCAA GCGCTTCGGGACGAAGTGTGCCGCCTGCCAGCAGGGCATCCCCCCGACCCAGGTGGTGCGCCGGGCCCAGGACTTCGTTTACCACCTGCACTGCTTCGCCTGCATCGTCTGCAAACGGCAGCTGGCCACCGGCGACGAGTTCTACCTCATGGAGGACAGCAGGCTGGTCTGCAAGGCAGACTACGAGACGGCCAAGCAGAGAG AGGCTGAGTCCACGGCCAAGAGACCGCGCACCACCATCACGGCCAAGCAGCTGGAGACCCTCAAAAACGCTTATAACAACTCGCCCAAACCGGCGCGGCACGTCCGGGAACAGCTTTCATCGGAGACGGGGCTGGACATGCGGGTGGTGCAG GTCTGGTTCCAGAACCGCAGGGCCAAggagaaaaggctgaagaagGACGCGGGGAGGCAGCGGTGGGGTCAGTACTTCAGGAACATGAAGCGATCCCGGGGGACCTCCAAGTCCGACAAAGACAGCATCCAGGAGGAGGGGCCCGACAGCGATGCCGAGGTCTCCTTCACAG ATGAGCCCTCTATGTCTGAAATGAGCCATTCCAATGGGATTTACAGCAATCTCAATGAAGCGTCCCCTGCTCTGGGGAGACAGCCTGGGACCAACGGGAGCTTTGCTCTGGATCACAGTGGCATCCCAGCTCAGGACCAGTACCACGACCTGCGATCCAACAGCCCCTATGGGATACCCCAGTCACCAGCTTCCTTGCAAGCACTGCCAGGCCACCAGCCTTTAATCTCCAGCTTGGTTTACCCAGACAACGGCTTGGGCATCATGGGACAAAGCGGACAAGGTGTGCCCCAGTCCATGAGGGTCCTGGCTGGGAACGGACCCAGCTCCGACCTCTCCACCGGCAGCAGCGGGGGATACCCGGAtttccctgccagcccagcctctTGGCTGGATGAAGTCGACCACGCTCAGTTTTGA
- the LHX3 gene encoding LIM/homeobox protein Lhx3 isoform X2 — MQQIPLCAGCNQHIVDRFILKVLDRHWHSKCLKCSDCQTQLAEKCFSRGDGVYCKEDFFKRFGTKCAACQQGIPPTQVVRRAQDFVYHLHCFACIVCKRQLATGDEFYLMEDSRLVCKADYETAKQREAESTAKRPRTTITAKQLETLKNAYNNSPKPARHVREQLSSETGLDMRVVQVWFQNRRAKEKRLKKDAGRQRWGQYFRNMKRSRGTSKSDKDSIQEEGPDSDAEVSFTDEPSMSEMSHSNGIYSNLNEASPALGRQPGTNGSFALDHSGIPAQDQYHDLRSNSPYGIPQSPASLQALPGHQPLISSLVYPDNGLGIMGQSGQGVPQSMRVLAGNGPSSDLSTGSSGGYPDFPASPASWLDEVDHAQF; from the exons ATGCAGC AGATCCCGCTGTGCGCCGGCTGCAACCAGCACATCGTGGACAGGTTCATCCTCAAGGTCCTGGACCGGCACTGGCACAGCAAGTGCCTGAAATGCTCCGACTGCCAGACGCAGCTGGCCGAGAAGTGCTTCAGCCGCGGGGACGGCGTGTACTGCAAGGAGGACTTCTTCAA GCGCTTCGGGACGAAGTGTGCCGCCTGCCAGCAGGGCATCCCCCCGACCCAGGTGGTGCGCCGGGCCCAGGACTTCGTTTACCACCTGCACTGCTTCGCCTGCATCGTCTGCAAACGGCAGCTGGCCACCGGCGACGAGTTCTACCTCATGGAGGACAGCAGGCTGGTCTGCAAGGCAGACTACGAGACGGCCAAGCAGAGAG AGGCTGAGTCCACGGCCAAGAGACCGCGCACCACCATCACGGCCAAGCAGCTGGAGACCCTCAAAAACGCTTATAACAACTCGCCCAAACCGGCGCGGCACGTCCGGGAACAGCTTTCATCGGAGACGGGGCTGGACATGCGGGTGGTGCAG GTCTGGTTCCAGAACCGCAGGGCCAAggagaaaaggctgaagaagGACGCGGGGAGGCAGCGGTGGGGTCAGTACTTCAGGAACATGAAGCGATCCCGGGGGACCTCCAAGTCCGACAAAGACAGCATCCAGGAGGAGGGGCCCGACAGCGATGCCGAGGTCTCCTTCACAG ATGAGCCCTCTATGTCTGAAATGAGCCATTCCAATGGGATTTACAGCAATCTCAATGAAGCGTCCCCTGCTCTGGGGAGACAGCCTGGGACCAACGGGAGCTTTGCTCTGGATCACAGTGGCATCCCAGCTCAGGACCAGTACCACGACCTGCGATCCAACAGCCCCTATGGGATACCCCAGTCACCAGCTTCCTTGCAAGCACTGCCAGGCCACCAGCCTTTAATCTCCAGCTTGGTTTACCCAGACAACGGCTTGGGCATCATGGGACAAAGCGGACAAGGTGTGCCCCAGTCCATGAGGGTCCTGGCTGGGAACGGACCCAGCTCCGACCTCTCCACCGGCAGCAGCGGGGGATACCCGGAtttccctgccagcccagcctctTGGCTGGATGAAGTCGACCACGCTCAGTTTTGA